A single region of the Micropterus dolomieu isolate WLL.071019.BEF.003 ecotype Adirondacks linkage group LG18, ASM2129224v1, whole genome shotgun sequence genome encodes:
- the LOC123986734 gene encoding cytochrome P450 7A1-like, translating into LSAHHFAILWASVGNTVPATFWAMYYLVSHPEALQVVRQEIHDVLRLSGVEFSRDRDVTLSREQLDKLLYLESAINESLRLSSASMNIRVAQEDFSLRLDGERSVAVRKGDIIALYPQSMHMDPEIYEEPQTFRLDRYIQDGREKTDFYKNGQKLKYYRMPFGSGSSMCPGRHFAINEIKQFLCLLLLYFDLQLEEGQPRATLDPSRAGMGILLPTRDVRFRYRLQTVQPGQ; encoded by the exons CTTTCAGCTCATCACTTTGCCATCCTCTGGGCGTCTGTGGGGAACACCGTCCCCGCCACCTTCTGGGCCATGTACTACCTGGTGAGTCACCCTGAGGCCCTGCAGGTCGTCCGCCAGGAGATCCACGACGTCCTGAGACTCAGCGGTGTCGAgttcagcagagacagagacgtGACTCTCAGCAGGGAGCAGCTGGACAAGCTTCTTTATCTGG AGAGCGCCATCAACGAGAGCCTCCGTCTGTCCTCGGCCTCCATGAACATCCGTGTCGCTCAGGAGGACTTCAGTCTGCGGCTGGACGGCGAGCGCTCAGTGGCCGTCAGGAAAGGAGACATCATCGCCCTCTACCCTCAGAGTATGCACATGGACCCCGAGATCTACGAGGAGCCTCAG ACCTTCCGGCTCGACCGCTACATCCAGGACGGCAGAGAGAAGACGGACTTCTACAAGAACGGCCAAAAGCTGAAGTACTACCGCATGCCGTTCGGCTCCGGCTCCTCCATGTGTCCCGGACGACACTTCGCCATCAACGAGATCAAGCAGTTCCTGTGTCTCCTGCTGCTCTACTTCGACCTGCAGCTGGAGGAAGGTCAGCCCAGAGCCACCCTGGACCCCAGCAGAGCCGGAATGGGCATCCTGCTGCCCACCAGGGACGTACGCTTCCGCTACAGACTGCAAACAGTCCAACCAGGGCAGTGA
- the si:ch1073-184j22.1 gene encoding erythroferrone encodes MLARFSQGRSSPGGLPLLPLLLGLMAMMTTAVVMKTEAASAEELESEESQEILEEEEGISTEIQEPLSSDLSRVTPFKSWLIFRRNSNKGDNRRTKGSRRTSKHGLPGPPGPPGPQGPPGPPAPLLPQQQELIQELQLKVRDMAAGVCLLCDRPPRVSTSFLSRLLQPVSVPRRSLLELQPFGQPSDSERSLQRGQSFNTSTGRYTPAVSGFYQLTASLLIESGDRVQVRIRDSVRAAICIESLCQSNLSVESVMGVAAAGGTFSILLTGTLFLQAGEYVSVFVDNATGSAISVLQDSMFSGILLGV; translated from the exons ATGCTGGCCAGGTTCTCCCAGGGAAGGAGCTCTCCGGGTGGGCTGCCGCTGCTCCCCCTGCTCCTGGGGCTGATGGCGATGATGACGACGGCGGTGGTGATGAAGACGGAGGCAGCGAGCGCCGAAGAGCTGGAGAGCGAGGAGAGTCAGGAGatcctggaggaggaggagggcatcAGCACTGAGATCCAG GAGCCGCTGTCCTCCGATCTGTCCAGAGTGACTCCTTTCAAATCCTGGTTGATCTTCAGAAGAAACTCCAACAAGGGGGACAACCGCAGAACCAAAGGGTCCAGGAGAACCTCCAAG CATGGTCTTCCAGGCCCTCCAGGCCCTCCAGGACCTCAGGGGCCTCCAGGGCCCCCCGCCCCCCTACTGCCACAACAACAGGAGCTCATCCAGGAGCTGCAGCTAAAAGTGAGAG aCATGGCAGCAGGagtgtgtctgctgtgtgaTCGTCCTCCTCGTGTCTCCACCTCCTTCCTCAGTCGCCTCCTGCAGCCCGTCAGCGTCCCTCGCCGCAGCCTGCTGGAGCTGCAGCCCTTCGGCCAG CCCTCGGACTCGGAGCGGAGCCTCCAGAGGGGTCAGAGCTTCAACACCAGCACCGGCCGATACACGCCGGCCGTCTCCGGCTTCTACCAGCTCACCGCCAGCCTCCTGATAG AGTCCGGAGACAGAGTCCAGGTCCGGATCAGAGACAGCGTGAGAGCGGCCATCTGCATCGAGTCGCTCTGCCAGAGCAACCT ctctgTAGAGTCTGTGATGGGCGTGGCGGCCGCTGGAGGAACATTCAGCATCCTGCTGACAGGAACGCTCTTTCTGCAG GCTGGAGAGTACGTGTCGGTGTTTGTGGACAACGCCACCGGCTCGGCCATCAGTGTCCTGCAGGACTCGATGTTCTCCGGGATCCTGCTGGGagtctga